One Oryza glaberrima chromosome 11, OglaRS2, whole genome shotgun sequence genomic region harbors:
- the LOC127754860 gene encoding protein CURLY FLAG LEAF 1-like codes for MEVQPELSLGPTLLGFGVGAGAGKSSSSSESDGSSDDGSRKRRKHFAWEEAVSHASLDLHLNDPLPMDWEQCLDLHSGRMYYLNRKTMRKSWVRPMEEHGGSNTLDLELNISTIPSTFHVGAGKASSGGAAAIAEDDARIAGGGGGVGSLGPMVAVPCVNCHLLVMLCKSSPACPNCKFVQPSVPAPAMPRTPPRRRLEATVKPLETLSLLH; via the exons ATGGAGGTGCAGCCGGAGCTCTCCCTGGGGCCGACGTTGCTGGGcttcggcgtcggcgccggcgccggcaagagctcgtcgtcgtcggagtcagacggcagcagcgacgacggcagcaggaagaggaggaagcacTTCGCCTGGGAGGAGGCCGTGTCCCACGCGAGCCTGGACCTCCACCTCAACGACCCCCTCCCCATGGACTGGGAGCAGTGCCTTGACCTACAC TCTGGGAGGATGTACTACCTGAACAGGAAGACCATGAGGAAGAGCTGGGTGAGGCCCATGGAGGAGCACGGCGGCAGCAACACTCTGGACCTGGAGCTCAACATCTCCACGATCCCGTCCACCTTCCACGTCGGAGCCGGCAAGGCGAGCtctggcggcgccgccgccatcgcggaGGACGATGCgaggatcgccggcggcggtggcggcgtagGCTCGTTGGGACCAATGGTGGCCGTCCCGTGCGTCAACTGCCACCTCCTCGTCATGCTCTGCAAGTCCTCGCCGGCGTGCCCCAACTGCAAGTTCGTGCAGCCgtcggtgccggcgccggccatgccgcggacgccgccgcgtcgccggctgGAGGCCACCGTCAAGCCGCTGGAGACGCTCAGCCTTCTGCACTAA